A window of the Aeromicrobium phoceense genome harbors these coding sequences:
- a CDS encoding MFS transporter, with protein sequence MTEVRGPATAQILGLPAAAVRTLVLGFLARVPAGALGLVIVLHGLSLGLSYTVSGLMAAAFALGMAVGAPVVGRSIDRWGQPVPLSMVSVMAVTMMIGLAALPHGSGPAVPVALAAATGLAQPPLAVCARAIWNERLGPVDLSRMLSLDASLQEITYILGPLTVVTWATVRGTDEALILAAGLILVLTAVFALTPESRAASRRSSRPVMGTPSRFPATVWILVAVTFTVGIAIGILEVAVVRRSAQLDASHLIGVFYGLWSAGSLAGGLINLRAGGGSRLTRRLTLFLAALALTHLVVAAATTPLTLGLALVLAGLPAAPMFAAFYELLGRAAPEGRVTEVFAWGSTGGLAGVALGTATGGFLADVISSRGNIVVCAAVLGLASVVALACRAPLTAIERR encoded by the coding sequence ATGACCGAGGTGCGTGGCCCGGCGACCGCCCAGATTCTCGGACTACCGGCTGCCGCCGTTCGGACGCTGGTCCTCGGCTTCCTGGCCAGGGTTCCGGCCGGTGCGCTCGGACTGGTGATCGTGCTGCACGGCCTCAGCCTGGGCCTCAGCTACACGGTGAGCGGGCTGATGGCGGCCGCGTTCGCGCTCGGGATGGCGGTGGGGGCGCCGGTCGTCGGTCGAAGCATCGACCGGTGGGGCCAGCCCGTGCCGCTGTCGATGGTCAGCGTGATGGCCGTGACGATGATGATCGGGCTGGCCGCCCTGCCGCACGGCAGCGGTCCCGCGGTGCCGGTGGCCCTGGCGGCGGCCACCGGCCTGGCCCAGCCACCTCTGGCCGTCTGCGCTCGGGCGATCTGGAATGAGCGCCTGGGGCCGGTGGACCTGAGCCGGATGCTGTCCCTGGACGCCTCGCTGCAGGAGATCACCTACATCCTCGGACCCTTGACGGTGGTGACCTGGGCGACGGTGCGAGGGACGGACGAGGCCCTGATCCTGGCGGCCGGCCTGATCCTGGTGCTCACCGCGGTGTTCGCCCTGACCCCGGAGTCCCGTGCGGCCTCTCGGCGGTCCAGCCGCCCGGTGATGGGAACCCCGAGCCGGTTCCCGGCGACGGTGTGGATCCTCGTCGCCGTGACGTTCACGGTGGGGATCGCGATCGGGATCCTCGAGGTCGCGGTGGTGCGCCGTTCCGCGCAACTCGACGCCTCGCACCTGATCGGTGTCTTCTACGGGCTGTGGTCCGCGGGGAGCCTCGCCGGCGGGCTCATCAACCTGCGTGCCGGGGGAGGGAGCCGTCTCACCCGGCGCCTGACGCTGTTCCTGGCCGCATTGGCGCTCACGCACCTGGTCGTCGCGGCGGCGACCACTCCACTCACCCTGGGCCTGGCTCTCGTGCTCGCGGGCCTCCCGGCGGCACCGATGTTCGCCGCGTTCTACGAGCTCCTGGGGAGGGCGGCTCCGGAGGGCCGGGTCACCGAGGTCTTCGCCTGGGGATCCACCGGGGGGCTGGCGGGGGTGGCGCTCGGGACGGCCACGGGCGGATTCCTCGCCGACGTGATCAGCAGCCGCGGGAACATCGTGGTCTGCGCGGCCGTCCTGGGTCTGGCCTCCGTCGTGGCGCTCGCCTGCCGGGCCCCCTTGACGGCCATCGAGCGTCGTTGA
- a CDS encoding dynamin family protein, with amino-acid sequence MTEPTAIPQREAMVENGLLQGLSALASAVVSMPLELEVPGVERDRALQREIAEQLGDYVVPRLEHIGAPLLVVVGGSTGAGKSTLVNSIVGRRVSATGVLRPTTRTPVLVHHPADTEWFRSGRILPEVVRTGSNSRRANTIRQIASSTLWPGVAVLDAPDFDSIDETNRDMAEQLLGAADLWLFVTSAARYADQVPWDYLRRAADRSASIAVVLDRTSPEALVEVRRHLARMLSEHGLADVALFSVPESTPDAEGVLPPDDVAPVVSWLRALADDEAQRREIVLKTLQGAILHDIESSRLLETALTRQVDAAAQLRKDVESVYLASHADLMTAATDGSMLRGEVLARWQDFVGSGEIFRKLERTVGTWRDRIFRRKPTTPEEVEEAAVSGLHLLILDRAERAAEEVARAWDASEAGHVLLDSQRGLDRASRDVRVRAERIAREWREAVFELVAEQGADKKSKARALSLGVNATGVTLMVVVFAGTAGLTGAEIGIAGGTAAAGQAVLNAVFGDQAVRALAEQAGRDLSRRLEDLLESEAERYLDLLPDPDALEAAHWRLQSAVDSVDAPRGRRVR; translated from the coding sequence ATGACTGAGCCGACCGCAATTCCCCAGCGCGAGGCCATGGTCGAGAACGGTTTGCTCCAGGGCCTGTCGGCGCTGGCGTCGGCCGTTGTCTCCATGCCCTTGGAACTCGAGGTGCCCGGCGTCGAGCGCGACCGGGCACTGCAACGAGAGATCGCCGAGCAACTCGGCGACTACGTCGTACCCCGGCTCGAGCACATCGGTGCGCCGCTGCTGGTCGTCGTGGGCGGTTCGACCGGTGCCGGCAAGTCCACCCTGGTCAACTCCATCGTCGGCCGGCGCGTCTCCGCGACGGGCGTCCTGCGCCCCACCACCCGCACCCCGGTGCTGGTCCACCACCCCGCCGACACCGAGTGGTTCCGGTCGGGTCGCATCCTTCCCGAGGTCGTCCGCACCGGCTCGAACAGCCGTCGCGCCAACACGATCCGCCAGATCGCCAGCTCCACCCTGTGGCCCGGCGTGGCCGTGCTCGACGCCCCCGACTTCGACTCGATCGACGAGACCAACCGCGACATGGCCGAGCAGCTGCTGGGTGCCGCCGACCTGTGGCTCTTCGTCACGTCGGCGGCGCGCTACGCCGACCAGGTCCCGTGGGACTACCTGCGCCGGGCCGCCGACCGGAGCGCCTCGATCGCCGTGGTGCTGGACCGCACGTCGCCGGAGGCGCTCGTCGAGGTGCGCCGTCACCTCGCGCGGATGCTCAGCGAGCACGGCCTGGCCGACGTCGCGCTGTTCTCGGTGCCCGAGTCCACGCCCGACGCCGAGGGCGTCCTGCCGCCCGATGACGTCGCCCCGGTCGTCTCGTGGCTGCGCGCGCTCGCCGACGACGAGGCCCAGCGCCGCGAGATCGTCCTCAAGACCCTGCAGGGCGCGATCCTGCACGACATCGAGTCGTCCCGCCTGCTCGAGACGGCCCTCACGCGCCAGGTCGACGCGGCCGCGCAGCTGCGCAAGGACGTCGAGTCGGTGTACTTGGCGTCGCACGCCGACCTGATGACCGCCGCCACCGACGGCTCGATGCTGCGGGGCGAGGTGCTGGCCCGCTGGCAGGACTTCGTCGGCTCCGGCGAGATCTTCCGCAAGCTCGAGCGCACCGTCGGCACGTGGCGCGACCGGATCTTCCGGCGCAAGCCCACCACGCCGGAGGAGGTCGAGGAGGCCGCCGTCTCGGGCCTGCACCTGCTGATCCTCGACCGCGCCGAGCGTGCGGCCGAGGAGGTCGCGCGGGCGTGGGACGCCTCCGAGGCCGGGCACGTCCTGCTCGACAGCCAGCGCGGCCTCGACCGGGCGTCCCGCGACGTGCGGGTCCGTGCCGAGCGCATCGCGCGCGAGTGGCGCGAGGCGGTGTTCGAGCTCGTGGCCGAGCAGGGTGCCGACAAGAAGTCCAAGGCCCGCGCGCTGTCGCTCGGCGTCAACGCCACGGGCGTCACGCTCATGGTCGTGGTCTTCGCCGGCACCGCTGGGCTCACCGGCGCCGAGATCGGCATCGCGGGCGGCACCGCCGCGGCCGGACAGGCCGTGCTCAACGCTGTCTTCGGCGACCAGGCCGTCCGTGCGCTGGCCGAGCAGGCCGGGCGCGACCTCTCCCGTCGACTGGAGGACCTCTTGGAGTCCGAGGCCGAGCGCTACCTCGACCTGCTGCCCGACCCCGACGCCCTCGAGGCCGCGCACTGGCGCCTCCAGTCGGCGGTCGACTCGGTCGACGCACCCCGGGGGAGGAGGGTTCGATGA
- a CDS encoding DUF3499 family protein: MGLQRRCSRAGCPNSAVATLTYVYADSVAVLGPLATYAEPHAYDLCSRHAERLSAPQGWSVVRLAPEFTEPEPTHDDLVALAEAVREAGRPAPEHTPDEASPVLRLVRDDSATVVP; the protein is encoded by the coding sequence GTGGGACTGCAACGTCGATGCTCGCGCGCAGGCTGCCCGAACTCCGCGGTGGCCACCTTGACGTACGTGTACGCCGACTCGGTGGCCGTGCTCGGTCCGCTGGCGACCTATGCCGAGCCCCATGCGTACGACCTGTGCTCGCGACACGCCGAGCGTCTCTCCGCGCCGCAGGGGTGGAGCGTCGTGCGGCTGGCTCCGGAGTTCACCGAGCCCGAGCCCACGCACGACGATCTGGTCGCACTCGCCGAGGCCGTCCGCGAGGCCGGCCGCCCGGCCCCCGAGCACACCCCCGACGAGGCCTCGCCCGTGCTGCGGCTGGTGCGCGACGACTCGGCTACGGTGGTCCCGTGA
- a CDS encoding Trm112 family protein, translating to MNLDPALVEILVCPQCRSGLFVDAQADELVCNGCALAYPVRRDVPVMLVDEARPLDVS from the coding sequence GTGAACCTCGATCCAGCCCTCGTCGAGATCCTGGTGTGCCCGCAGTGCCGCTCCGGCCTGTTCGTGGACGCGCAGGCCGACGAGCTCGTGTGCAACGGATGCGCCCTCGCGTACCCGGTTCGCCGCGACGTCCCGGTCATGCTGGTCGACGAGGCGCGTCCGCTCGACGTCTCCTGA
- the ettA gene encoding energy-dependent translational throttle protein EttA, whose translation MADYVLSLRNVRKAHGDKVVLDDVTLSFLHGAKIGVVGPNGMGKSTLLKLMAGLDQPNNGDLVRDPDASVGMLQQEPPLTEGKTVLENVEEAVSDIKGKMKRLEEAYAEMGEPDADYDALMAETGDLQTYLDNTNAWDIDSRLEQAMDALRCPPTDAIVDNLSGGERRRVALCKLLLQQPDLLLLDEPTNHLDAESVQWLEGHLKSYPGAVLAVTHDRYFLDNVAEWIAEVDRGQIHGYEGNYSTYLETKKDRLKIEGQKDAKRAKMLERELEWVRSNAKGRQTKSKSRLARYEELAAEAEKARKIDTTDINIPAGPRLGDVVLDARDLTKGFEDRILWDDISFTLPRAGIVGVVGPNGVGKTTLFRMITGNEEPDSGELEVGKTVKISYVDQNRSNIDPNKNVWEVVSEGLDFIKVANFEMNSRAYVASFGFKGSDQQKKAGVLSGGERNRLNLALTLKQGGNMLLLDEPTNDLDVETLSSLEDALLDFPGCAVVTSHDRWFLDRIATHILAWEGTEENPGHWFWFEGNFASYEANKIERLGEEAARPHRVTHRRLTRD comes from the coding sequence ATGGCTGACTACGTTCTCTCTCTGCGCAACGTCCGCAAGGCCCACGGCGACAAGGTCGTCCTCGACGACGTCACCCTCTCGTTCCTCCACGGGGCGAAGATCGGTGTCGTGGGCCCCAACGGCATGGGCAAGTCCACCCTGCTCAAGCTGATGGCCGGCCTCGACCAGCCCAACAACGGCGACCTCGTGCGCGACCCCGACGCCTCGGTCGGCATGCTCCAGCAGGAGCCGCCGCTCACCGAGGGCAAGACCGTCCTCGAGAACGTCGAGGAGGCCGTGTCCGACATCAAGGGCAAGATGAAGCGCCTCGAGGAGGCGTACGCCGAGATGGGCGAGCCCGACGCCGACTACGACGCCCTCATGGCCGAGACCGGCGACCTGCAGACGTACCTGGACAACACGAACGCGTGGGACATCGACAGCCGCCTCGAGCAGGCCATGGACGCGCTGCGCTGCCCGCCCACCGACGCGATCGTCGACAACCTCTCCGGTGGTGAGCGCCGCCGCGTCGCACTGTGCAAGCTGCTGCTCCAGCAGCCCGACCTGCTGCTGCTCGACGAGCCCACCAACCACCTGGACGCCGAGAGCGTGCAGTGGCTCGAGGGTCACCTGAAGAGCTACCCGGGCGCCGTGCTGGCCGTCACCCACGACCGGTACTTCCTCGACAACGTCGCCGAGTGGATCGCCGAGGTCGACCGCGGCCAGATCCACGGCTACGAGGGCAACTACTCGACCTACCTCGAGACGAAGAAGGACCGCCTCAAGATCGAGGGCCAGAAGGACGCGAAGCGCGCCAAGATGCTCGAGCGCGAGCTCGAGTGGGTCCGCTCGAACGCCAAGGGCCGCCAGACGAAGAGCAAGTCGCGTCTGGCCCGCTACGAGGAGCTCGCCGCCGAGGCGGAGAAGGCGCGCAAGATCGACACCACCGACATCAACATCCCGGCGGGTCCGCGCCTGGGCGACGTGGTGCTGGACGCGCGGGACCTGACCAAGGGCTTCGAGGACCGGATCCTGTGGGACGACATCAGCTTCACGCTGCCGCGCGCCGGCATCGTGGGCGTCGTCGGCCCCAACGGCGTCGGCAAGACCACGCTGTTCCGGATGATCACCGGCAACGAGGAGCCCGACTCGGGCGAGCTCGAGGTCGGCAAGACCGTCAAGATCAGCTACGTCGACCAGAACCGCTCGAACATCGACCCGAACAAGAACGTCTGGGAGGTCGTCTCGGAGGGCCTGGACTTCATCAAGGTCGCGAACTTCGAGATGAACAGCCGCGCTTACGTGGCGTCGTTCGGCTTCAAGGGCTCGGACCAGCAGAAGAAGGCCGGCGTGCTCTCCGGTGGTGAGCGCAACCGCCTGAACCTGGCGCTGACGCTCAAGCAGGGCGGCAACATGCTGCTGCTCGACGAGCCCACCAACGACCTCGACGTCGAGACCCTGTCGTCCCTCGAGGACGCGCTGCTGGACTTCCCCGGCTGCGCCGTGGTCACCTCGCACGATCGCTGGTTCCTCGACCGCATCGCCACGCACATCCTGGCGTGGGAGGGCACCGAGGAGAACCCGGGCCACTGGTTCTGGTTCGAGGGCAACTTCGCATCCTACGAGGCCAACAAGATCGAGCGCCTCGGCGAGGAGGCGGCCCGCCCGCACCGCGTCACGCACCGCCGCCTGACCCGCGACTGA
- a CDS encoding YceI family protein encodes MSDITTGTWQLDPTHTEIGFTVRHIMSKVRGKFEKFEGTIVTGEDVTASTATATIDLSSINTGTADRDNHLRSGDFFNVESTPTMTFVSTGVVRKGDTDFVVTGDLTIKDVTKPVELAVEFLGEGKDPWGGTRIGVEATGQISRKEFGIDFNIPLEGDKVMIGDKISLQINAEAVLQA; translated from the coding sequence ATGAGCGACATCACCACGGGCACCTGGCAGCTGGACCCCACGCACACGGAGATCGGCTTCACCGTGCGCCACATCATGAGCAAGGTGCGCGGCAAGTTCGAGAAGTTCGAGGGCACCATCGTCACCGGCGAGGACGTCACCGCGTCCACCGCGACCGCGACGATCGATCTCTCCTCGATCAACACCGGCACCGCCGACCGTGACAACCACCTGCGCTCGGGTGACTTCTTCAACGTCGAGAGCACCCCGACGATGACGTTCGTGTCCACCGGCGTCGTGCGCAAGGGCGATACCGACTTCGTCGTCACCGGCGACCTGACCATCAAGGACGTCACCAAGCCCGTCGAGCTCGCGGTCGAGTTCCTCGGCGAGGGCAAGGATCCGTGGGGCGGCACGCGCATCGGCGTCGAGGCCACCGGTCAGATCAGCCGCAAGGAGTTCGGCATCGACTTCAACATCCCGCTCGAGGGCGACAAGGTCATGATCGGCGACAAGATCTCGCTGCAGATCAACGCCGAGGCGGTCCTGCAGGCCTGA
- a CDS encoding MarR family winged helix-turn-helix transcriptional regulator: MSDLPIATVNDTRWLDETQQSAWRSFLGGTTVLMDRLDRDLRTEHGLSMSEYEILVRLSEAPDRSIRMADLAAALSHSRSRITHTISRLERDGIVLRIQCGTDGRGVTAVLTDKGFELLATAAHTHVRGVREYLIDQCSDEDLAATKRVMDAIQDAIGGRVF, encoded by the coding sequence ATGAGTGATCTGCCCATCGCCACCGTCAACGACACGCGCTGGCTCGACGAGACCCAACAGAGCGCGTGGCGCTCGTTCCTGGGCGGCACGACCGTGCTGATGGACCGCCTCGACCGCGACCTGCGCACCGAGCACGGCCTCTCGATGTCGGAGTACGAGATCCTCGTGCGGCTCTCCGAGGCACCCGACCGGTCGATCCGGATGGCCGACCTCGCCGCGGCGCTGTCGCACTCGCGCAGCCGCATCACCCACACGATCAGCCGGCTCGAGCGCGACGGCATCGTCCTGCGCATCCAGTGCGGCACCGACGGCCGCGGCGTCACCGCCGTGCTCACCGACAAGGGGTTCGAGCTGCTCGCCACCGCGGCCCACACCCATGTGCGTGGCGTACGCGAGTACCTGATCGACCAGTGCTCCGACGAGGACCTCGCGGCCACCAAGCGCGTGATGGACGCGATCCAGGACGCGATCGGCGGCCGCGTCTTCTAG
- a CDS encoding GTPase, which produces MSALDERVTALKSAIEAAGDVIDPALAGPAEATFTHAQERLDLSTQHTVVVLAGSTGSGKSSLFNRLAGLELAEVGYLRPTTSTPLACAWGPAGATELLDWIGVARRDQITRRSVLDAPRDDAFEGLVLLDLPDHDSVVTSNQEVVDHVARYADLFVWVLDPQKYADSAIHARYITPLATHADASLVVLNQADRLNETDLKMAMDDLELILEREGFAGVPVIATSAVTGAGLPELRAEIGRRIKSKRASQARLVGDVRQVARRLAEAGGVEPVPGLERPVRDSLVETFVACAGVPQIADAVEDSMARRAVVATDWPLIGWVGRLRHDPLRELGFGRSARDAVADTMPISPSVQRARADLALREATEVATEGMSRPWRASVIDAIVGEGARDVIDELDEAVAGVDLGIKRQPLWWTAVGALQWFTFLAVIAGAGWAVASIFGLVEPDPWEGAPRPLGLSLPLLLVAGGLLFGVILTLVSRWLGGVGARRAGARAEKKLTEAINRTTERIVVARLRSELDRYDRWRNGLATAGR; this is translated from the coding sequence ATGAGCGCGTTGGACGAGCGGGTCACTGCGCTGAAGTCGGCCATCGAGGCCGCCGGTGACGTGATCGATCCCGCCCTCGCGGGTCCGGCCGAGGCCACGTTCACGCACGCCCAGGAGCGTCTCGACCTGTCGACCCAGCACACGGTCGTCGTGCTCGCGGGCTCCACCGGCTCGGGCAAGTCCTCGCTGTTCAACCGCCTGGCGGGGCTCGAGCTGGCCGAGGTCGGCTACCTGCGGCCCACCACCTCCACCCCCCTGGCCTGCGCGTGGGGGCCGGCCGGCGCCACCGAGCTGCTCGACTGGATCGGCGTCGCCCGCCGTGACCAGATCACCCGTCGCAGCGTGCTCGATGCCCCGCGCGACGACGCCTTCGAGGGGCTCGTCCTGCTCGACCTGCCCGACCACGACTCGGTCGTCACGTCCAACCAGGAGGTCGTCGACCACGTCGCGCGCTACGCCGACCTGTTCGTGTGGGTCCTCGATCCGCAGAAGTACGCCGACTCCGCGATCCACGCGCGCTACATCACGCCGCTGGCCACGCACGCGGACGCGTCGCTGGTGGTGCTGAACCAAGCCGACCGGCTGAACGAGACCGACCTGAAGATGGCCATGGACGACCTCGAGCTGATCCTCGAGCGCGAGGGCTTCGCGGGCGTTCCCGTCATCGCCACGAGTGCCGTCACCGGCGCCGGTCTGCCCGAGCTGCGGGCCGAGATCGGCCGGCGCATCAAGTCCAAGCGGGCCTCGCAGGCGCGCCTCGTCGGCGACGTCCGGCAGGTCGCCCGGCGGCTGGCCGAGGCCGGGGGAGTCGAGCCGGTGCCCGGTCTCGAGCGCCCCGTCCGCGACTCCCTGGTCGAGACGTTCGTCGCCTGTGCCGGCGTGCCGCAGATCGCCGACGCCGTGGAGGACTCGATGGCCCGCCGTGCCGTCGTCGCCACCGACTGGCCGCTGATCGGCTGGGTGGGACGGCTGCGCCACGACCCGCTGCGCGAGCTCGGCTTCGGCCGCTCGGCACGCGACGCGGTCGCCGACACCATGCCCATCTCGCCCTCGGTGCAGCGCGCCCGCGCCGACCTGGCCCTGCGTGAGGCCACCGAGGTGGCCACCGAGGGCATGTCGCGCCCCTGGCGCGCCTCGGTGATCGACGCGATCGTGGGCGAGGGTGCCCGCGACGTGATCGACGAGCTCGACGAGGCGGTGGCCGGGGTCGACCTGGGCATCAAGCGCCAGCCGCTGTGGTGGACCGCCGTCGGCGCCCTCCAGTGGTTCACGTTCCTCGCCGTCATCGCCGGAGCGGGCTGGGCCGTGGCCTCGATCTTCGGCCTGGTGGAGCCCGACCCGTGGGAGGGTGCGCCGCGCCCCCTCGGCCTGAGCCTGCCGCTGCTGCTAGTAGCCGGGGGACTGCTGTTCGGGGTGATCCTGACGCTGGTCTCGCGCTGGCTGGGCGGTGTGGGCGCGCGCCGGGCCGGTGCGCGGGCCGAGAAGAAGCTCACCGAGGCGATCAACCGCACCACCGAGCGCATCGTCGTCGCGCGGCTGCGCAGCGAACTCGACCGGTACGACCGCTGGCGCAACGGCCTGGCCACCGCCGGCCGCTGA
- a CDS encoding glucose 1-dehydrogenase, with amino-acid sequence MTEGRFAGKVAIVTGASRGIGLGVAQRLVDDGAKVVITARKTEALEAAVAELGPDNAAYVAGPADDAAHQDETVAKAVEHFGGLDFLVNNTGINPTYGPMIEMDLNAGRKIFEVNVLAAVSWAQKAYNASLKDNGGAIVNIASVAGLKPAPMIGMYGASKAAVIHITKELSLELAPSVRVNAVAPAVVKTRFAGALYEGREEEVASAYPLKRLGEPEDIAGVTTFLLSQDAAWMTGQCLTVDGGLLLTGGV; translated from the coding sequence GTGACGGAAGGTCGTTTCGCCGGCAAGGTCGCGATCGTCACGGGCGCGTCGCGGGGCATCGGTCTCGGTGTCGCGCAGCGCCTCGTCGACGACGGCGCGAAGGTGGTCATCACGGCGCGCAAGACCGAGGCCCTCGAGGCCGCGGTGGCCGAGCTCGGCCCGGACAACGCCGCGTACGTGGCGGGTCCGGCCGACGACGCCGCCCACCAGGACGAGACGGTCGCGAAGGCCGTCGAGCACTTCGGCGGGCTGGACTTCCTGGTGAACAACACCGGGATCAACCCGACGTACGGCCCGATGATCGAGATGGACCTGAACGCGGGCCGCAAGATCTTCGAGGTCAACGTGCTGGCCGCGGTGTCGTGGGCGCAGAAGGCCTACAACGCCTCGCTCAAGGACAACGGCGGTGCGATCGTGAACATCGCGTCGGTCGCCGGTCTCAAGCCGGCCCCGATGATCGGCATGTACGGAGCGTCGAAGGCCGCGGTCATCCACATCACGAAGGAGCTCTCGCTCGAGCTGGCTCCCTCGGTGCGCGTGAACGCCGTGGCCCCGGCCGTCGTGAAGACCCGGTTCGCCGGCGCGCTGTACGAGGGACGCGAGGAGGAGGTCGCCTCGGCCTACCCGCTGAAGCGTCTCGGCGAGCCCGAGGACATCGCGGGCGTCACCACCTTCCTGCTCTCGCAGGACGCGGCCTGGATGACCGGCCAGTGCCTCACCGTCGATGGAGGGCTGCTGCTGACCGGCGGCGTCTGA
- a CDS encoding acetyl-CoA C-acetyltransferase — MPEAVIVSTARSPIGRAGKGSLKDMRPDDLTVQMIEAALAKVPGVDRKEFTDLHLGVGQPAGEAGHNLARAVAVLSGMDHLPGVTVNRYCSSSLQTTRMAFHAIKAGEGDAFISAGVETVSRFGNGFADLPGTENPLFADAIARTAKRAEGGAETWVDPRGNSELPDLYIAMGQTAENVAQHLGMSRQEQDEFAVRSQNLVEQRIEEGFWAKDITPVTLPDGTTVSKDDGPRAGTTMEAVSSLKPVFRPDGTVTAGNACPLNDGAAAVVIMSDTRAKELGLTPLARIVSTAVTGLSPEIMGLGPVEAIPAALKHAGMGIDDIDLYEINEAFAVQAWGSARELGIPMDKLNVNGGAIAVGHPFGMTGARITSTLINSLQWHDKQFGVESMCVGGGMGMAMVLERLS; from the coding sequence ATGCCCGAAGCAGTCATCGTCTCCACCGCACGCTCGCCGATCGGCCGCGCGGGCAAGGGTTCGCTCAAGGACATGCGTCCTGATGACCTCACCGTCCAGATGATCGAGGCCGCGCTGGCGAAGGTGCCCGGCGTCGACCGCAAGGAGTTCACCGACCTGCACCTCGGCGTCGGCCAGCCGGCCGGCGAGGCGGGCCACAACCTGGCGCGCGCCGTGGCCGTGCTGTCGGGCATGGACCACCTGCCGGGCGTGACGGTCAACCGCTACTGCTCCTCCTCACTGCAGACCACCCGGATGGCGTTCCACGCGATCAAGGCCGGCGAGGGTGACGCCTTCATCTCCGCGGGTGTGGAGACCGTGAGCCGGTTCGGCAACGGCTTCGCCGACCTGCCCGGCACCGAGAACCCGCTCTTCGCCGACGCGATCGCCCGCACCGCCAAGCGCGCCGAGGGTGGCGCCGAGACGTGGGTCGACCCCCGCGGCAACAGCGAGCTGCCCGACCTCTACATCGCGATGGGACAGACGGCCGAGAACGTCGCGCAGCACCTGGGCATGAGCCGCCAGGAGCAGGACGAGTTCGCCGTCCGCAGCCAGAACCTCGTCGAGCAGCGCATCGAGGAGGGCTTCTGGGCCAAGGACATCACGCCCGTCACGCTGCCCGACGGCACGACCGTGAGCAAGGACGACGGCCCGCGCGCCGGCACCACGATGGAGGCCGTCTCCAGCCTCAAGCCGGTGTTCCGCCCCGACGGCACCGTCACCGCCGGCAACGCCTGCCCGCTCAACGACGGCGCAGCCGCCGTGGTGATCATGAGCGACACCCGCGCCAAGGAGCTGGGCCTGACCCCGCTCGCGCGCATCGTGTCGACGGCCGTCACCGGCCTGTCGCCCGAGATCATGGGACTCGGCCCGGTCGAGGCGATCCCCGCCGCGCTCAAGCACGCCGGCATGGGCATCGACGACATCGACCTGTACGAGATCAACGAGGCCTTCGCGGTCCAGGCCTGGGGCTCCGCCCGCGAGCTCGGCATCCCGATGGACAAGCTCAACGTCAACGGCGGCGCCATCGCGGTGGGCCACCCGTTCGGCATGACCGGCGCGCGCATCACCTCCACGCTGATCAACTCGCTGCAGTGGCACGACAAGCAGTTCGGCGTCGAGTCCATGTGCGTCGGCGGCGGCATGGGCATGGCCATGGTGCTGGAGCGCCTCTCGTGA
- a CDS encoding TetR/AcrR family transcriptional regulator encodes MTTDSATGRDRSASTRERLLDAAVEAFATSGFAGTTTRDIASRAGMSPAAVYVHHATKEDLLFEISRRGHRSAVQIIEKASQSSPDPVEQVRNMVAEFSRWHAVNSRVGRIVQYEFDALTPEHRAEIAEYRRAIEALMRDALEAGVEAGTMTVSDAKGTALALLSLSIDLVRWYHPSGATTPDEIASLHGDLALRMVGAAA; translated from the coding sequence ATGACCACCGACTCGGCGACCGGTCGCGACCGCTCCGCCTCGACGCGCGAGCGCCTGCTGGATGCGGCCGTCGAGGCCTTCGCCACCTCCGGATTCGCCGGCACGACGACCCGCGACATCGCCTCGCGCGCGGGGATGAGCCCCGCGGCCGTCTACGTGCACCACGCGACCAAGGAGGATCTGCTGTTCGAGATCTCCCGGCGGGGGCACCGCTCGGCGGTCCAGATCATCGAGAAGGCCTCCCAGTCCTCCCCCGACCCGGTCGAGCAGGTCCGGAACATGGTGGCCGAGTTCAGCCGGTGGCACGCCGTGAACAGCCGCGTCGGTCGCATCGTGCAGTACGAGTTCGACGCGCTGACGCCCGAGCACCGGGCCGAGATCGCGGAGTACCGTCGGGCGATCGAGGCGCTCATGCGCGATGCGCTGGAGGCCGGCGTCGAGGCCGGCACCATGACGGTCTCGGACGCGAAGGGCACCGCACTGGCGCTGCTGTCGCTCAGCATCGACCTCGTGCGCTGGTACCACCCGAGCGGCGCCACGACCCCCGACGAGATCGCCTCGCTCCACGGCGACCTGGCCCTGCGGATGGTCGGCGCCGCGGCCTGA